A genome region from Bradyrhizobium guangzhouense includes the following:
- a CDS encoding branched-chain amino acid ABC transporter permease, with product MAEIAFAGQVSRARRVLLIIEGLVLIGALVLPVMLHDYLTVFATRVVILALFALSFDLVWGYAGIMSFGQALFFGSAGYGVALLARDLDITSILLVLPAGTLIGLVFALLLGGFLLLGRHPASMIFVSLGTLTGAYAADRLARGWYYLGGQNGIPSIPPMTLGSYELSEGSNFYYLALGLLVIVYVACRFLVRSQFGLALAGLRENEQRIAFFGYRTQHLKAIVFAIGGAIAGLSGSLYAFHEGFVWPNMIGVVVSTQVVLYVLFGGSGTLIGAVIGTAIVEGLSFWLSDNYRDIWPIILGVLLLLVILFRPLGLISLVLTERERVGSFAAKAQDKKRAQHHAAS from the coding sequence ATGGCTGAAATCGCCTTTGCAGGACAGGTCAGTCGTGCACGACGTGTCCTGCTCATCATCGAAGGACTAGTGCTGATTGGAGCACTAGTCCTTCCGGTGATGCTTCACGACTATCTTACGGTGTTTGCCACTCGCGTTGTGATCCTGGCGCTCTTCGCTCTCTCGTTCGATCTGGTCTGGGGCTATGCCGGAATCATGAGCTTTGGGCAGGCCCTCTTCTTCGGCTCCGCAGGCTACGGCGTTGCGCTGCTTGCGCGCGACCTCGATATCACCTCAATCCTTTTGGTACTGCCGGCGGGCACGCTGATTGGCCTCGTATTCGCGCTGCTACTTGGTGGGTTCCTCCTACTCGGACGGCATCCGGCCAGCATGATCTTCGTTTCGCTCGGTACGCTCACCGGTGCCTATGCGGCGGATCGCCTCGCGCGTGGCTGGTACTATCTCGGCGGCCAGAACGGCATTCCCTCGATTCCGCCGATGACGCTCGGCTCCTACGAATTATCGGAAGGGTCGAACTTTTACTATCTGGCACTAGGGCTTCTTGTCATCGTCTACGTTGCATGCCGTTTCCTGGTGCGCTCGCAGTTCGGTCTTGCACTCGCAGGCCTCCGCGAGAACGAGCAACGCATTGCCTTTTTCGGCTACCGGACACAGCATCTAAAAGCCATAGTGTTCGCGATCGGTGGCGCCATCGCAGGCCTGAGCGGCAGCCTCTATGCCTTCCACGAGGGTTTTGTGTGGCCCAATATGATTGGCGTTGTCGTCTCCACGCAAGTCGTGCTCTACGTTCTGTTCGGCGGTTCCGGCACGCTGATCGGTGCGGTGATCGGTACGGCGATTGTCGAAGGTCTCTCCTTCTGGCTGTCGGACAATTACCGCGATATCTGGCCGATCATCCTGGGCGTGCTCCTGCTCCTGGTAATCCTTTTTCGGCCGCTTGGGCTTATCAGCCTGGTGTTGACGGAGCGCGAGCGGGTAGGCAGTTTCGCCGCCAAAGCGCAAGACAAGAAGAGGGCGCAGCATCATGCCGCTTCTTGA
- a CDS encoding amidase, which translates to MSVSLPTPTQLLEVAKQCGLSLTDEDVASFRGLMRGSLDAYNLVAAMPDELPVVKYPRTPGYRPSPDENTRNAWYRKTNIKGAGSGKLKGKTVALKDNIMLAGVPMMNGSATLEGYVPDFDATIVTRMLDAGAEIVGKVHCEAFCLSGGSHTNATGPVHNPHKMGYSAGGSSSGSGVVVALREVDIAIGGDQGGSIRMPSSFCGTYGMKPTWGLVPYTGIMPIEIFIDHTGPITATVADNALLLEVIAGDDGYDSRIKAPKVDEYTKALGAGIKGMKIGILKEGFEQPSAEAAVNESVREAAKRFKDLGATVEIVSIPMHLLGAAIWTPIGTEGAVQTMMFGDGYGLSRGDLYPTSLMDFHRGWRQKADSLSETNKLFMLWGTYINNTFGSRFYGKALNISRRLATAYDKALESYDLLLMPTTPMKATPLPPSNASREDYFTRAIEMFTNTAPFDITHHPAMSLPCGMVDGLPVGLMLVGRHFEESTIYRAAHAFEQIGDWKKM; encoded by the coding sequence GTGTCAGTTTCCCTTCCGACTCCCACCCAGCTTCTCGAAGTTGCCAAGCAGTGTGGTCTTTCGTTGACCGACGAAGATGTCGCCTCGTTCCGCGGTTTGATGCGGGGCTCGCTGGACGCATACAATCTCGTTGCCGCGATGCCCGACGAGTTGCCCGTGGTCAAATATCCGCGGACGCCCGGCTATCGGCCATCGCCAGACGAAAACACTCGCAATGCTTGGTACCGCAAAACCAACATCAAAGGCGCCGGCAGCGGAAAACTGAAAGGCAAGACCGTTGCCTTGAAGGACAACATTATGTTGGCCGGAGTGCCTATGATGAATGGCTCGGCCACCCTCGAAGGCTACGTACCCGATTTTGACGCCACCATCGTTACACGCATGCTTGATGCTGGCGCCGAAATTGTGGGCAAGGTTCACTGCGAAGCCTTCTGTCTCTCTGGCGGCAGCCACACCAACGCGACTGGCCCGGTCCACAATCCACACAAGATGGGCTATTCGGCCGGCGGTTCTTCCTCCGGAAGCGGGGTTGTGGTCGCACTACGCGAGGTCGACATTGCGATCGGCGGCGATCAGGGCGGTTCGATCCGAATGCCATCCTCATTCTGCGGCACGTACGGTATGAAGCCGACTTGGGGTCTCGTTCCCTATACAGGAATAATGCCGATTGAGATCTTTATCGACCACACCGGGCCGATTACGGCAACGGTGGCCGACAACGCCCTGCTACTCGAGGTGATCGCCGGCGACGACGGCTACGATTCGCGCATCAAGGCTCCGAAGGTGGATGAATACACCAAGGCCTTGGGTGCGGGCATCAAAGGGATGAAGATTGGTATCCTCAAGGAGGGCTTCGAGCAGCCGTCCGCAGAAGCTGCCGTGAACGAAAGCGTGCGTGAGGCCGCAAAGCGCTTCAAAGATCTCGGCGCGACCGTAGAGATCGTCTCGATTCCGATGCACCTTCTAGGCGCGGCGATCTGGACCCCCATCGGAACTGAGGGGGCTGTCCAGACCATGATGTTCGGTGACGGCTATGGTCTCAGCCGAGGCGATCTTTATCCAACCTCCCTGATGGATTTCCATCGCGGGTGGCGGCAGAAGGCGGACTCATTGTCCGAGACTAACAAGCTGTTTATGTTGTGGGGGACCTATATCAACAACACCTTCGGGTCCAGGTTTTACGGCAAGGCGCTCAACATCTCCCGCCGCCTCGCTACGGCATATGACAAAGCTCTCGAGAGCTATGATCTCCTCCTCATGCCGACGACGCCGATGAAGGCAACCCCGCTGCCGCCATCCAATGCCAGTCGCGAGGACTACTTCACGCGCGCGATTGAGATGTTCACCAACACCGCGCCATTCGACATTACGCATCATCCAGCTATGTCGCTGCCCTGCGGAATGGTCGACGGCCTGCCAGTGGGCCTAATGCTGGTCGGTCGCCACTTCGAGGAATCCACCATCTACCGCGCCGCCCATGCCTTCGAACAGATAGGCGACTGGAAGAAGATGTGA
- a CDS encoding substrate-binding protein, producing MAVDRLNFTRRRFLSNFAFTAGAIATGASSWVIRPDWANAAEGPIKVGIAIDLTGPIGFAGKADANVAKMVIKEINNSGGLLGRPIELYIEDTASNESVAVGNVRKLIQRDKVDMVLGGLASSMRNAIKDVIVSRGKTLYIYPQFYEGGECTPYLFCSGATPAQQCDTFIPWLIKNGGKRFALPGSNYIWPRNLNAYARKLIEANGGEVVFEEYYPLDQVDFSATVHAIMSNKADTVFNTVIPPGVGPLFKQLYEAGYLKNGGRLAAVNEDENYLSLHPVNEMEGLASCLDYYKAVAKDDPVSARIQAAYDKDYPGDSLFAASSAAPSTYRGLKLWEAAVKEAGKVDRESVAATLDHAKIAEGPGGPAEMVPGKRHCKMNMYTAVCKSGVFQVVQRSNGLVDPGQC from the coding sequence ATGGCTGTTGATCGACTCAATTTCACACGCCGTCGTTTCCTTTCGAACTTTGCCTTCACGGCCGGTGCAATCGCCACAGGAGCGAGTAGCTGGGTGATCCGTCCCGACTGGGCCAATGCGGCCGAAGGTCCCATCAAGGTCGGCATCGCGATCGATCTGACCGGCCCGATCGGCTTTGCCGGAAAGGCGGATGCCAACGTCGCCAAAATGGTCATCAAGGAGATCAACAATTCAGGTGGTCTTTTGGGCCGGCCGATCGAGCTGTACATCGAAGACACCGCCTCCAATGAATCGGTCGCTGTAGGCAACGTGCGCAAGCTGATCCAGCGGGACAAGGTGGACATGGTCCTAGGCGGCCTCGCGAGCTCAATGCGCAATGCGATCAAGGATGTGATCGTTTCTCGGGGCAAGACGCTCTATATCTATCCGCAATTTTATGAAGGGGGGGAATGCACGCCATACCTGTTCTGCAGCGGCGCCACACCGGCGCAGCAATGCGACACATTTATCCCGTGGCTGATCAAGAACGGCGGCAAGAGATTTGCCCTTCCAGGTTCCAACTACATTTGGCCGCGTAACCTGAATGCATATGCTCGCAAGTTAATCGAAGCCAATGGCGGCGAGGTCGTGTTCGAGGAGTATTATCCTTTAGACCAAGTGGATTTCTCCGCCACTGTCCACGCGATCATGTCCAACAAGGCCGACACCGTCTTTAACACCGTTATTCCACCCGGCGTCGGTCCTTTGTTCAAACAGCTCTATGAAGCGGGCTATCTGAAGAACGGCGGACGGCTTGCTGCCGTCAACGAGGACGAGAATTATCTCAGCCTCCATCCGGTCAATGAGATGGAAGGGCTTGCGAGTTGTCTCGATTATTACAAAGCCGTCGCCAAAGATGACCCGGTCTCCGCCAGAATTCAGGCTGCCTATGATAAGGACTATCCAGGCGATTCTCTATTTGCCGCGAGCAGTGCCGCTCCCAGTACATATCGCGGGCTGAAACTTTGGGAAGCTGCCGTCAAAGAGGCCGGAAAGGTCGATCGCGAGTCGGTTGCTGCGACGCTCGATCACGCAAAGATCGCGGAGGGTCCGGGCGGCCCCGCCGAGATGGTGCCGGGCAAGCGGCACTGTAAGATGAACATGTACACGGCCGTGTGCAAGAGCGGGGTTTTTCAAGTCGTGCAACGCAGCAATGGGCTTGTCGATCCCGGGCAATGTTGA
- a CDS encoding branched-chain amino acid ABC transporter permease → MTSAFMAAFEILSFGAIIVLIVLGLGIIASMMGIFNFAQGEFVLLGAYITYLAYSHGLPVWLGMAAAPILVGLLGFVLEALIIRRFYAAPIVAMLGTYALGLIIRESVRGLIGGFYLTVPEPIGGSIDIATIHISAWRFTILVITALVMGGCFLLLSRTSFGLRVRATLENPALARASGVSTNFIYGTTFAFGAALAGLAGALIVPVFDLFADLGIRFLIQGFVAVMLGGVGSFMGPVAGAGIIGALSAALPWVIPPVLADVLVFLLAIVFIKCRPQGLIAQGGV, encoded by the coding sequence ATGACTAGTGCATTCATGGCGGCATTCGAGATCCTGAGCTTCGGTGCGATTATCGTGTTGATCGTGCTTGGGCTAGGAATCATCGCGAGCATGATGGGCATCTTCAACTTTGCCCAGGGTGAGTTCGTCCTGCTCGGCGCTTATATTACTTATCTCGCCTATAGTCATGGTCTCCCGGTTTGGCTCGGTATGGCGGCGGCACCGATCTTAGTCGGATTGCTGGGTTTCGTACTCGAAGCGCTCATCATCCGCCGCTTCTATGCCGCACCGATCGTTGCAATGCTCGGCACCTATGCGCTCGGTCTTATCATCCGGGAGTCTGTGCGGGGCCTAATTGGCGGGTTTTATCTGACGGTTCCGGAGCCTATCGGTGGATCCATAGATATCGCCACGATACACATCTCAGCTTGGCGCTTTACGATTCTCGTGATCACGGCTTTGGTGATGGGGGGCTGCTTTCTGCTCCTGTCCCGCACAAGCTTCGGCTTGCGCGTTCGGGCGACCCTGGAAAATCCGGCGCTAGCGCGCGCCTCCGGGGTTTCGACGAATTTCATCTATGGCACCACCTTTGCCTTCGGCGCAGCTTTGGCCGGGCTCGCCGGGGCGCTTATCGTGCCGGTGTTCGATCTGTTTGCAGATCTCGGAATTCGCTTTCTGATCCAGGGATTTGTCGCCGTCATGCTTGGCGGTGTCGGCTCCTTTATGGGCCCAGTGGCAGGAGCCGGTATCATCGGCGCTCTCAGCGCGGCGCTGCCCTGGGTTATCCCTCCGGTCCTCGCCGATGTGCTCGTCTTCTTGCTTGCCATTGTTTTCATCAAGTGTCGGCCGCAAGGCCTCATCGCGCAAGGGGGAGTGTAG
- a CDS encoding nuclear transport factor 2 family protein, with translation MNNDKVVLDVRAFLEAWARAFNSGKPEYLVALYADDALLHGTSSSTLYIGVAEIRTYFHGTARVKFDVCHCVSLAADIVMAVGNYVFSETRHDLQVATPARFTFVLRRHDASWKILHHHSSTTPL, from the coding sequence GTGAACAACGACAAAGTTGTGCTGGATGTGCGTGCCTTCTTGGAAGCTTGGGCGCGAGCGTTCAACTCTGGCAAGCCGGAGTATCTTGTTGCGTTATACGCAGATGATGCCTTGCTTCACGGTACGTCTAGTTCCACGCTCTACATCGGTGTCGCAGAAATACGCACCTACTTCCATGGCACCGCAAGGGTAAAATTTGACGTATGTCATTGCGTCAGCTTGGCGGCTGACATTGTTATGGCCGTCGGAAATTATGTCTTTTCTGAAACGCGGCATGATCTGCAAGTGGCGACACCCGCCCGATTTACGTTTGTGCTGCGCCGTCATGATGCCTCCTGGAAGATTTTACACCATCATTCATCTACCACCCCCCTTTAG